From one Xyrauchen texanus isolate HMW12.3.18 chromosome 17, RBS_HiC_50CHRs, whole genome shotgun sequence genomic stretch:
- the kel gene encoding kell blood group glycoprotein produces the protein MTKDRSVTGTPICVKNPDRNSDKREKKKMDENQSVFQEMVTMPEEQPQFDELNPVACNKCRKLLLVVFAFSLFATALGLGIYYHHQKSKDPWMSQWKSAPPCLSPACLRASESFSVALDPFSRPCDYYLLACGAGGSSANRGRKREKGVSSEYSGGQDKKRAVRRERLVEIRRETDVQGINYGQQDKFPDRQTALLKTIKEVLEAPDEGVSRNTAEQKAKKFFKSCMDSESPEKVGSEPFFTLLHQLGGWPVSGVWNLTDFNTTLALLMGQYSTFPFFSVYVGPDSSEHQIDSNQYYIQIDEPHFQLPIDWNSRTHKSKASSQYLRPFLSSCGQYLTLLDIPSSSFRTHCGLYISLFTNLALATSPLSYRLSQQLLYNRITIQELQTLAPAIDWLACLQATFQPLPINHSDLVLVHNLPYILHMSQTVSRWQVQHEIMGTSPLHTYMIFNLLQTLIPALDSRFNEIRRNFSITTGDAQEDTPRWLKCVQQTKRGFDTLLSHVIKERHTQKEAEELMHDIYSSFKIKLADMSWRDMNSSGVMLNKIKSVTPSLSTKTDALSHTELNQIYAEVFIREEDYFSNYLEVLGLEQKSRSRLLSHGTQTEGLSITPFLSGNDIIIPAGMFVSPFFHPSYPRAVNYGTLGSLMAKDLLHLLLPDIHTQAKNPELESECMWSHYLSVTEDPGRVGAFSLSPSKQQEVWVQYTALQVALRAYITSFTRHPADSSLSGLSYAHLFLSSFIKVSCDADSYSEFMPFEPSFLVTVLCSNSSICPKPLTCLNKNQNSTLEMCQSRTLP, from the exons ATGACGAAAGACAGAAGTGTCACTGGAACACCAATATGTGTGAAGAATCCTGACAGAAACAGtgacaaaagagaaaaaaagaagatgGATGAGAACCAATCTGTTTTTCAG GAAATGGTAACGATGCCAGAAGAACAGCCTCAGTTTGATGAGCTAAATCCAGTGGCCTGCAACAAGTGCCGCAAGCTCTTATTGGTTGTCTTTGCATTCTCTCTCTTCGCAACTGCGCTTGGTTTGGGGATCTATTACCACCATCAGAAGTCTAAAGACCCCTGGATGTCACAATGGAAATCAG CTCCTCCTTGCCTTTCTCCTGCCTGTCTAAGAGCATCAGAGAGTTTTTCAGTTGCATTGGATCCCTTTTCTCGCCCCTGTGACTACTACCTGTTGGCCTGTGGGGCTGGTGGATCTTCCGCCAACAgggggagaaaaagagaaaaggggGTCTCCAGTGAATACAGCGGAGGACAGGACAAAAAAAGAGCAGTAAGGAGGGAAAGATTGGTGGAGATTAGAAGAGAGACAGATGTTCAAGGAATAAATTATGGACAGCAAGACAAGTTTCCAGACAGACAGACTGCTTTGCTGAAAACCATTAAAGAAGTACTAG AGGCTCCTGATGAGGGTGTTTCTAGGAATACTGCAGAGCAGAAGGCAAAGAAATTCTTTAAAAGCTGCATGGACTCAGAATCCCCAGAGAAAGTGGGCTCAGAACCATTCTTCACATTACTCCATCAG TTAGGTGGCTGGCCAGTATCAGGTGTATGGAATCTGACAGATTTTAACACCACACTGGCCCTGCTGATGGGACAATACTCTACATTTCCATTCTTTAGTGTGTATGTGGGGCCAGACTCCAGTGAACATCAAATTGATTCCAATCAATACTACATACAG ATTGATGAGCCACACTTTCAACTCCCCATCGACTGGAATAGCAGGACACATAAATCCAAAGCTAGTTCACAG TATTTGCGTCCATTCTTGTCTTCCTGTGGTCAGTATTTGACTCTCCTGGACATTCCCTCCAGTAGCTTCAGGACACACTGTGGTCTTTACATCTCTCTGTTTACAAATCTGGCTTTGGCCACATCCCCTCTTTCCTACCGCCTCAGTCAGCAGTTACTCTACAACAGAATTACCATCCAAGAGCTACAG ACTCTGGCTCCTGCCATTGATTGGCTTGCTTGCCTGCAAGCCACATTTCAGCCACTTCCTATCAACCATTCAGATCTTGTTTTAGTGCACAATCTTCCGTACATCCTCCACATGTCCCAGACTGTCAGCCGATGGCAAGTCCAGCATGAGATTATGGGCAC CAGTCCTCTTCATACATACATGATCTTTAATCTTCTGCAAACATTAATACCTGCACTGGACTCAAGGTTCAATGAAATAAGGAGAAACTTTTCTATTACAACTGGAGATGCACAGGAG GACACACCACGCTGGTTGAAATGTGTCCAGCAGACAAAGCGAGGGTTTGACACCTTACTCAGTCATGTGAtcaaagaaagacatacacagaAAGAG GCTGAAGAGCTGATGCATGATATTTACTCATCCTTCAAGATAAAACTGGCAGATATGAGTTGGAGGGACATGAATTCATCAGGTGTTATGTTGAATAAG ATAAAATCTGTCACTCCAAGTCTCTCCACTAAAACAGATGCCCTGAGTCATACAGAACTCAACCAGATCTATGCAGAG GTGTTTATCCGTGAGGAGGATTACTTCTCCAACTACCTGGAGGTGCTGGGACTGGAACAGAAGAGCAGGAGCAGATTGCTCTCACACGGCACACAAACTGAAGG TTTATCTATCACTCCATTTCTCTCTGGTAATGACATCATCATCCCTGCTGGAATGTTTGTGTCACCTTTCTTCCATCCCTCATATCCCAG GGCAGTGAATTATGGGACACTGGGATCTTTGATGGCTAAAGATCTTCTGCACCTTCTGCTGCCTGATA TCCACACACAGGCCAAGAATCCAGAGTTGGAGAGTGAATGTATGTGGTCTCATTATCTGAGTGTGACCGAGGATCCAGGTCGGGTTGGTGCTTTCTCTCTTTCCCCCTCTAAACAACAGGAGGTTTGGGTGCAGTATACCGCTCTACAAGTGGCACTGCGT GCTTATATAACAAGTTTCACTAGGCATCCTGCAGACTCATCTTTATCAGGGCTCTCTTACGCTCACCTCTTCCTCTCATCCTTTATTAAG GTAAGCTGTGACGCTGACTCCTACAGTGAGTTCATGCCCTTTGAACCATCCTTTCTGGTGACAGTTCTGTGCTCCAATTCAAGCATCTGCCCAAAACCACTGACCTGCCTGAATAAAAACCAGAATTCTACCCTTGAGATGTGTCAGAGTCGAACGCTGCCCTGA